One Bacteroidales bacterium DNA segment encodes these proteins:
- a CDS encoding S46 family peptidase — protein MKKSLIIFFVFLISIFNVKADEGMWLPVLLEQLNESDMQSMGLKLTAEDIYSVNHSSLKDAICLFGSGCTAEVVSNKGLVFTNHHCGYSAIQSHSSLDHNYLEDGFWAKEQSDELQCSGLSVTFIVRMEDVTAKILDGVTAKMTEAQRDEIILKNISKVESEAVKGTHYKAKVKPFYYGNEYYLFVHEVFTDVRLVGAPPTSIGSFGGDTDNWMWPRHTGDFSVFRIYADSSNNPADYSKNNIPYVPKKSLTISIKGVQKNDFTMVYGFPGRTQEYLTSYGVNLVANVENPVLIGIRDKKLKIMSAAMKSDPLIKIQYASKYVGIANYWKKFIGESKGITKLDGVEKKQLLENEFTTWVNTDASRKEKYGKLLDEFKKVYEKFSPVELAYDYFSESGVGIELVKYAWGYNNLITKSLDKKVKDEDVTKIVEQMKNGAKGFFKNYNLETDKKLFSALISIYYLQGTSAYQPKYFEEIIKNKFGGDIEKYVSYVYANTSFSSQAGVEKTLSKFKRNKTAVISNDPVFKLASALYKNLNENILPSYYKYNDELDSLYRIYITGLREMQPGKKFYPDANLTLRVAYGKVNDYKPMDAVDYNYYTTLEGVMQKEDEEVSDYKVPEYLKNLYDTKNYGRYSTDSTMHVAFIATNHTTGGNSGSPVLDGEGQLIGINFDRVWEGTMSDIMYDKEQCRNIALDIRYTLFIIDKYAGAKRLIDEMNIVEK, from the coding sequence ATGAAAAAATCATTAATTATATTTTTTGTTTTTCTTATTTCTATTTTTAATGTTAAAGCCGATGAAGGCATGTGGCTGCCGGTTTTGCTGGAGCAATTGAACGAAAGTGATATGCAAAGTATGGGACTGAAACTTACTGCCGAAGATATTTACAGCGTTAATCATTCCAGCCTGAAAGATGCGATATGCCTGTTTGGCAGCGGATGTACAGCCGAAGTAGTAAGCAATAAAGGATTGGTCTTTACCAATCATCATTGCGGATACAGCGCTATACAATCACATTCTTCTCTCGACCATAATTATCTGGAAGATGGATTCTGGGCTAAGGAACAGTCGGATGAATTGCAATGTTCCGGTCTTAGTGTTACATTTATTGTAAGAATGGAAGATGTTACTGCAAAAATTCTGGATGGTGTTACTGCTAAAATGACTGAAGCGCAACGCGATGAAATAATATTAAAAAATATATCAAAAGTTGAATCAGAAGCAGTGAAAGGGACGCATTACAAAGCCAAAGTAAAACCTTTCTATTATGGCAATGAGTATTATCTTTTTGTTCATGAAGTATTCACCGATGTAAGGTTGGTGGGTGCTCCTCCTACAAGTATTGGAAGTTTTGGCGGCGATACCGATAACTGGATGTGGCCACGGCATACGGGCGATTTTTCAGTATTCAGGATTTATGCAGATAGCAGCAATAACCCGGCAGATTATTCTAAAAATAATATTCCTTATGTTCCTAAGAAATCGCTGACCATTTCAATTAAAGGTGTACAAAAAAATGATTTCACTATGGTTTATGGATTTCCCGGAAGAACACAGGAATATTTGACATCGTATGGTGTGAACCTGGTAGCTAATGTTGAAAATCCCGTACTTATTGGCATTCGTGATAAAAAATTAAAGATCATGAGTGCTGCCATGAAAAGCGACCCGCTGATAAAAATTCAGTATGCATCGAAATATGTGGGTATTGCTAATTACTGGAAAAAATTTATAGGCGAAAGTAAAGGCATTACAAAACTTGATGGAGTTGAGAAAAAGCAATTACTCGAAAATGAATTCACCACATGGGTTAATACTGATGCTTCAAGAAAAGAGAAATATGGAAAACTGCTGGATGAATTTAAAAAAGTTTATGAAAAATTCTCTCCTGTTGAACTGGCTTACGATTATTTTTCCGAATCAGGAGTGGGAATTGAATTAGTAAAATATGCATGGGGATATAACAATCTTATTACAAAAAGCCTTGATAAAAAAGTTAAAGACGAAGATGTAACAAAAATTGTGGAACAAATGAAGAACGGAGCAAAAGGGTTTTTTAAAAATTATAACCTGGAAACGGATAAAAAATTATTTTCCGCTTTGATCAGCATATACTATTTACAGGGCACATCAGCATATCAACCAAAATATTTTGAAGAAATAATAAAAAATAAATTCGGTGGAGATATTGAAAAATATGTTTCATATGTTTATGCCAATACTTCATTTTCATCACAGGCCGGAGTGGAAAAAACGCTTTCGAAATTCAAAAGAAATAAAACGGCTGTTATTAGCAACGACCCTGTTTTTAAACTGGCTTCAGCGCTATATAAAAATTTAAATGAAAATATTCTTCCGTCATATTATAAATACAATGATGAACTGGATAGCCTTTATAGGATATATATTACAGGGCTTCGCGAAATGCAACCCGGCAAAAAATTTTATCCTGATGCTAATTTAACACTGCGTGTTGCTTACGGTAAAGTGAATGACTATAAGCCTATGGATGCAGTAGATTATAATTATTATACAACGCTTGAAGGTGTGATGCAGAAAGAAGATGAAGAAGTGAGTGATTATAAAGTTCCTGAATATTTGAAAAATCTTTATGATACTAAAAATTACGGACGCTATTCAACGGATAGCACCATGCACGTTGCATTTATAGCTACCAATCATACTACCGGAGGAAATTCGGGAAGCCCGGTATTGGATGGAGAAGGACAGCTGATAGGAATAAATTTCGATAGAGTGTGGGAAGGAACAATGAGTGATATAATGTATGATAAAGAACAATGCAGGAATATAGCCCTTGATATACGATACACCCTTTTTATAATCGATAAATATGCTGGAGCCAAAAGGTTAATTGATGAAATGAATATTGTTGAAAAATAA
- a CDS encoding DUF4180 domain-containing protein, whose protein sequence is MKIKIIQIGEIKIAEVESGNIIIKNVGNALDIMGNCSYQDSHKIILHEKNIIPDFFDLKTKLAGEILQKFSTYRVQLAIVGDYTKYTSKSLNDFIFESNKLGQIIFASSVEEAKEKLLKK, encoded by the coding sequence ATGAAAATAAAAATAATTCAAATTGGGGAAATAAAAATTGCCGAGGTTGAATCGGGAAATATTATTATAAAAAATGTTGGCAACGCATTAGATATAATGGGGAATTGCAGTTATCAGGATTCGCATAAAATCATACTTCACGAAAAAAATATCATCCCCGATTTTTTCGATCTGAAAACAAAACTTGCCGGCGAAATACTTCAGAAATTTTCGACATACCGCGTACAGCTTGCCATTGTTGGTGATTATACTAAATACACAAGTAAAAGTCTTAATGATTTTATTTTTGAAAGTAATAAACTCGGACAAATTATTTTTGCCAGCTCAGTTGAAGAAGCAAAAGAAAAATTACTGAAAAAATAA
- a CDS encoding outer membrane beta-barrel protein has product MRKTIFIAILLISLYSSGQAQDKDFHFGFCIYPNYSIGMITNDGSVSVDMQNYYEDIEIGKPSISGNIFVEYNFTNKFSSSIGIGYQNCGEKTKKQDLTYNTSDPLLGTHVRFVYNHHNLEIPLLFKYNITNEIYVTAGTSAIFNIYNTSTSKMYFENKSTERNTNEDNSTSFRKINLSLNAGIGFIVLSKEKFSLFSQPAFQLGLLGISKNAPLNRKMISTGLILGIKF; this is encoded by the coding sequence ATGAGAAAAACTATCTTCATAGCAATACTTTTGATTTCATTATATAGCTCTGGACAAGCTCAAGACAAAGATTTTCATTTTGGTTTTTGCATTTATCCGAATTATTCAATTGGGATGATTACCAACGATGGCAGTGTTTCCGTTGACATGCAAAATTATTATGAAGATATTGAAATAGGCAAACCTTCAATTTCAGGAAATATTTTTGTTGAATATAATTTTACAAATAAATTTTCTTCATCTATAGGTATAGGATATCAAAACTGTGGCGAGAAAACTAAAAAGCAAGACCTGACTTATAATACATCCGACCCATTATTAGGAACACATGTTCGATTCGTATACAATCATCACAACCTTGAAATTCCGCTTCTTTTCAAATACAACATTACTAATGAAATATATGTAACAGCCGGAACAAGCGCCATATTCAATATATACAACACCAGCACAAGTAAAATGTATTTTGAAAATAAATCAACTGAAAGAAATACGAATGAAGATAATTCCACATCGTTTCGTAAGATTAATTTATCGTTGAATGCAGGTATTGGATTTATCGTTCTTTCAAAAGAAAAATTCTCGTTATTCTCTCAGCCTGCTTTTCAGTTAGGGTTATTAGGCATTTCGAAGAATGCACCATTAAACCGGAAAATGATTTCAACCGGGTTAATTTTAGGTATTAAATTTTAA
- a CDS encoding RidA family protein, giving the protein MKKSINTNYAPKALGPYSQAIEVNGMLFVSGQIPINPASGQLLTGDICEQTKQVMTNIGAILKEAGMDFSNVVKASIFLSDLSNFEKVNETYAKYFSENPPARECVQVAKLPKNTDIEISVIAAK; this is encoded by the coding sequence ATGAAAAAATCAATCAACACTAATTATGCTCCAAAAGCATTAGGCCCATACAGTCAGGCAATAGAAGTTAACGGAATGCTTTTTGTTTCGGGACAAATCCCGATAAACCCGGCAAGCGGACAATTATTAACCGGCGATATTTGTGAACAGACAAAACAAGTGATGACCAATATTGGCGCTATACTTAAAGAAGCCGGGATGGATTTTTCAAATGTAGTGAAAGCATCAATATTCTTATCTGATTTAAGTAACTTTGAAAAGGTGAATGAGACTTATGCAAAGTATTTCAGCGAAAATCCACCCGCCCGCGAATGTGTACAGGTAGCGAAACTGCCAAAGAATACCGATATTGAAATTTCGGTGATCGCTGCGAAATAA
- the rlmB gene encoding 23S rRNA (guanosine(2251)-2'-O)-methyltransferase RlmB, protein MANKDNIIFGIRPVIEAIKSGKEIDRILLQSTLGSHETIRELKQVAREMDIPIQYVPMEKLNKVTFKNHQGVIAYVSEITYQPLQNILPGIYEKGEDPFILILDRITDVRNFGAIARTAECAGVHAIVIPLKGTAQINMDAVKTSAGALYNIPVCREENLKNAIDFMKASGIEIIACSEKGDKTYHSLDYKKPVAIILGSEEDGISPEYLKKSDHSVHIPMTGTTASLNVSVATGIILFEALKQRTAK, encoded by the coding sequence ATGGCAAACAAAGACAACATCATTTTCGGCATTCGTCCTGTTATTGAGGCAATCAAATCAGGAAAAGAAATTGACCGCATTCTGCTCCAAAGCACGCTGGGCAGCCACGAAACCATTCGCGAATTAAAACAGGTAGCAAGGGAAATGGACATACCCATTCAGTATGTTCCGATGGAAAAACTGAATAAAGTAACTTTCAAAAACCACCAGGGAGTTATTGCATATGTTTCCGAAATCACATACCAGCCTTTACAGAACATACTTCCGGGTATTTATGAAAAAGGTGAAGACCCGTTTATATTAATTCTTGACCGTATTACTGATGTAAGAAATTTTGGAGCCATAGCACGTACCGCAGAATGTGCCGGTGTTCATGCAATAGTGATACCGTTAAAAGGTACAGCACAAATCAATATGGACGCAGTAAAAACCTCTGCAGGCGCATTGTACAACATCCCGGTTTGTCGAGAAGAAAATTTAAAAAATGCTATCGACTTTATGAAAGCTTCAGGCATTGAAATTATTGCATGCAGTGAAAAAGGGGATAAAACATACCATTCTCTCGATTATAAAAAACCTGTTGCTATTATTCTTGGCTCGGAAGAAGATGGAATCTCTCCAGAATACTTAAAAAAATCAGACCATTCCGTTCATATCCCGATGACTGGAACTACCGCATCGCTGAATGTTTCGGTAGCTACAGGAATAATTTTATTTGAAGCTTTAAAGCAAAGGACCGCAAAATAA
- a CDS encoding glycosyltransferase family 39 protein, producing MITYLKTHTEKSLLILILFTVAFLRFFNVTALSLSSEELSLITDIQEQSFTGFFSLSNLNESGSAGFYVLMYFWVKIFGSSAFMFRLPFVIAGIFTVYISYLIARKWFNQHAALFVAASMCFIEYAIQFSQTAYSEGLGLFFTLLAVLFWTKILFDEVKEKRNDLYFAISFALTAYINYYALIFLSLVYISGFFFISKNSFKSYFKSLLFVIILYIPNIPIIIYELSHPLKSILPVHEQTWIFEHIEFVFNSSFILLYTVLAIFIISNIAGFGEIKVGKFHILSVVWFLCPFAYFYIYSLMAKPMPNNSVLLYSMPFLLFSFFSFICTKFKTYNLAVIPFFLIIGIYTLIAENKYYNTYHFGEYRDIAKKTLEWDEQYGEKNITRTINVYNPSYINYYFEKFDRSAKFSLYKNDGKTDMYKLHRIIETSKTPYFLYAWSSVFNPHETDYEIRTKYPYLIKNIDYNEMAGIALYSVNKNTETIPDEKPLYYNFNGFEEKNTLDKDSSILTTEKVKYGKYAIKLDSKHEYGPTYSNKLSKISNNSFKKVYISLWAYATGDFKDAQIVAELKFSDEENQQFDNYFWLSSKFKYFIERGKWGQVFFSFNLPELISVNDEIKIYVWNPDKNPLYIDNMEIKFYKK from the coding sequence ATGATAACGTATTTAAAGACACATACTGAAAAATCGTTGCTGATATTAATTCTTTTTACAGTAGCTTTTCTTAGGTTCTTTAACGTTACCGCACTTTCGCTTTCAAGCGAAGAACTAAGCCTCATCACTGATATTCAGGAACAATCATTTACGGGATTCTTCAGTTTATCAAACTTAAATGAATCAGGCTCTGCAGGCTTTTATGTGCTGATGTATTTCTGGGTAAAGATCTTCGGCTCATCGGCATTCATGTTTCGACTGCCATTTGTAATAGCTGGGATATTCACAGTTTACATTTCCTATCTTATTGCAAGAAAATGGTTCAATCAACATGCTGCATTATTTGTTGCTGCATCGATGTGTTTTATTGAATACGCCATACAATTCAGTCAAACTGCGTACTCTGAAGGTTTAGGATTATTCTTCACATTACTCGCTGTTTTATTCTGGACAAAAATTTTATTCGATGAAGTTAAAGAAAAACGCAACGATTTATATTTCGCCATTTCGTTTGCTCTTACGGCTTACATAAATTATTATGCACTAATATTTTTATCGCTTGTATATATTTCAGGATTTTTCTTCATCAGTAAAAATTCTTTTAAATCATATTTTAAATCCCTTTTATTCGTCATTATTTTATATATCCCCAATATTCCAATAATCATTTACGAGCTTTCTCATCCTTTAAAATCAATACTTCCGGTACATGAGCAAACATGGATATTCGAGCATATCGAATTTGTTTTCAATAGCTCGTTCATTTTGCTTTATACAGTTCTGGCAATTTTTATCATCAGCAATATTGCAGGTTTTGGCGAAATCAAAGTCGGTAAATTTCATATTTTATCAGTAGTTTGGTTCCTCTGCCCTTTTGCATATTTTTATATTTATTCGTTAATGGCAAAGCCAATGCCCAACAACAGCGTTTTATTATATTCAATGCCTTTTCTTTTATTCTCATTTTTTTCTTTTATATGCACAAAATTCAAAACGTACAATCTTGCTGTAATACCCTTTTTCCTTATTATCGGGATATATACTCTCATAGCCGAAAATAAATATTACAATACTTATCATTTTGGTGAATACAGGGATATTGCAAAAAAAACCCTGGAATGGGACGAACAGTATGGCGAAAAAAATATTACCCGAACCATCAATGTTTACAATCCATCTTACATCAATTATTATTTTGAAAAATTCGACAGGTCTGCGAAATTTTCTTTATATAAAAATGACGGGAAAACCGACATGTATAAACTTCACAGAATTATAGAAACAAGCAAAACTCCATATTTCCTTTATGCATGGTCGAGTGTATTCAACCCACACGAAACCGATTACGAGATACGCACAAAATATCCTTACCTGATAAAGAATATCGATTATAATGAAATGGCGGGCATTGCTCTTTATTCAGTTAATAAAAACACGGAAACTATTCCTGATGAAAAACCATTGTATTATAATTTTAATGGCTTTGAAGAAAAAAATACGTTGGATAAAGACTCATCTATACTTACCACCGAAAAGGTCAAGTATGGGAAATACGCTATTAAACTTGATTCAAAACATGAATATGGCCCCACGTATTCCAACAAACTTTCCAAAATAAGCAATAACTCTTTTAAAAAAGTTTATATCAGCTTGTGGGCATATGCAACAGGCGATTTCAAAGATGCGCAGATTGTTGCCGAGCTTAAATTCAGCGATGAGGAAAACCAACAATTTGATAATTATTTCTGGCTTTCATCGAAGTTTAAATATTTTATTGAACGAGGAAAATGGGGACAAGTATTCTTTTCGTTTAACTTGCCAGAATTGATTTCTGTTAATGATGAAATAAAAATTTATGTTTGGAATCCTGATAAAAATCCTTTGTACATCGATAATATGGAAATAAAATTTTATAAAAAATAA
- a CDS encoding toxin-antitoxin system YwqK family antitoxin: MIKNKNALRLLILLLFPLIILSSCTKTKIEYWENGNKKSELLYFNGKLDGISTWWYESGEKQMECTYKNNMLEGQSTRWYFNGNKQRLDFYKNNMLNDTCITWHENGTKKSVTIYINDTLNGTVTEWHDDGHIKVNGTYKNGLYEGKWEYWDKNGIKVGEGEYKNGTGIQKGFSPDGKLMREINYINNKKNGFEIWYNKNGNMIKRITFDNDHIAYSEDSLSLSKNIN, from the coding sequence ATGATAAAAAATAAAAATGCTTTACGATTATTGATTTTACTACTATTTCCATTGATCATTCTTTCTTCCTGCACAAAAACGAAAATTGAATATTGGGAAAATGGAAATAAAAAATCTGAATTATTATATTTCAACGGAAAACTTGATGGCATAAGTACCTGGTGGTACGAAAGCGGTGAAAAACAAATGGAGTGTACATACAAGAATAATATGCTTGAAGGACAATCAACACGCTGGTACTTCAACGGTAACAAGCAACGCCTCGATTTTTACAAAAACAATATGCTTAATGACACATGCATTACCTGGCATGAAAACGGCACAAAAAAATCAGTAACTATATATATAAATGATACACTGAACGGAACGGTTACGGAATGGCATGATGACGGACATATCAAAGTTAACGGCACATACAAAAACGGCTTATATGAAGGCAAATGGGAGTACTGGGATAAGAACGGAATTAAAGTAGGAGAAGGCGAATATAAAAACGGGACCGGAATTCAAAAAGGATTTTCGCCCGATGGAAAACTGATGCGCGAAATAAATTATATCAATAATAAAAAAAATGGTTTTGAGATTTGGTACAATAAAAATGGCAATATGATCAAAAGAATCACATTTGACAACGACCATATTGCTTACTCGGAAGATTCTCTATCTTTATCAAAAAATATTAATTAG
- a CDS encoding DUF2148 domain-containing protein, producing MSIQTEENIRTKTVLAVAKRMMLAARTSPKARGVDNLEIALVESQTIDLLSEKMKEIGIEKNINFFIRDSENILKATAIVLIGTKIKSMGLTNCSYCGFNNCEEKEKYPDVPCALNSNDLGIAIGSAVSIAMDGRIDNRVMFSIGNAAIELGLLGEDVKIAFGIPLSATSKNPFFDRK from the coding sequence ATGTCAATACAAACCGAAGAAAACATTAGGACAAAAACAGTATTAGCTGTAGCAAAACGAATGATGCTGGCTGCCCGCACATCACCAAAGGCCAGGGGCGTTGACAACCTGGAAATAGCTTTGGTTGAAAGTCAAACCATTGATCTTCTTTCAGAAAAGATGAAAGAAATAGGCATTGAAAAAAACATTAATTTCTTTATCCGCGACTCCGAAAACATTTTAAAGGCAACGGCTATAGTGCTAATAGGCACAAAAATAAAATCTATGGGACTGACAAATTGCAGCTATTGCGGTTTTAATAATTGTGAAGAAAAAGAAAAATACCCTGACGTTCCCTGTGCATTAAACTCAAATGACCTGGGAATCGCTATTGGTTCAGCAGTAAGTATTGCAATGGATGGTCGCATTGACAACCGTGTAATGTTTTCGATAGGAAATGCAGCAATTGAACTCGGTCTATTAGGAGAAGATGTCAAAATAGCTTTTGGAATTCCTTTAAGTGCAACATCAAAAAATCCTTTCTTCGACAGGAAATAA
- a CDS encoding choice-of-anchor L domain-containing protein, with translation MKKLFSFLFILIVCYSVNVNAQLLIAKDTNTVQLVNNFILSGVTASNVVYTGDVNTLGTFSNGVTTDIGLNDGIIMTTGSLIVDPSIGSVASNFASTDNSFAGDNDLDILSTGAQTYDASVLEFDLIPVGNVLEFQYVFASEEYPEFVSSCYNDIFAFFISGSNPSGGTYLKENIAIIPGTLLPVAINNVNMGYSMDSVQNGCMNCFYYVNNFNGKTIVYDGFTKVLTAIISVVPSETYHLKMAIADVSDGVYDSGIFLKTKSMKSYNSTTGIDEEQVSVCGIYADAANNKIEVSLPVKSEINILNIEGKVLKSITTEKNHISVDMSDFARGMYFVKVQNSNGVSTKKIVKD, from the coding sequence ATGAAAAAACTTTTTTCTTTTTTGTTCATATTGATTGTGTGTTATTCAGTTAACGTTAATGCACAACTGTTAATTGCTAAGGATACAAACACTGTTCAGTTGGTAAATAATTTTATCCTGAGTGGTGTTACGGCTTCAAATGTTGTGTATACAGGAGATGTAAATACCCTGGGTACATTTAGCAACGGAGTAACAACTGATATTGGACTTAATGATGGTATCATTATGACAACAGGTAGTTTAATAGTTGATCCCTCAATTGGTAGTGTGGCATCGAATTTTGCCAGTACTGATAATAGTTTTGCAGGAGATAATGATTTGGATATTTTGTCTACTGGCGCTCAGACTTATGATGCTTCTGTATTGGAGTTTGATTTAATTCCTGTGGGAAATGTTTTAGAATTTCAATATGTTTTTGCTTCGGAAGAATATCCTGAATTTGTAAGTTCATGTTACAATGATATTTTTGCTTTCTTTATTTCTGGGTCAAATCCTTCAGGTGGAACATACTTAAAAGAGAATATTGCAATAATTCCCGGAACATTATTGCCTGTTGCAATAAATAATGTGAATATGGGTTATTCAATGGATTCTGTTCAAAACGGATGTATGAATTGTTTTTATTATGTAAATAATTTTAATGGTAAAACTATTGTTTATGATGGATTCACGAAAGTGCTGACGGCTATTATATCTGTAGTTCCTTCCGAAACGTATCATTTAAAAATGGCTATTGCCGATGTAAGCGATGGTGTTTATGATTCAGGAATTTTTCTGAAAACAAAAAGTATGAAGAGTTATAACTCTACAACGGGAATTGATGAAGAACAGGTTTCTGTTTGTGGAATATATGCTGATGCTGCAAACAACAAAATAGAAGTTTCACTTCCTGTCAAATCGGAAATAAATATTTTAAATATCGAAGGTAAAGTTTTAAAAAGTATTACTACTGAAAAAAATCATATAAGCGTTGATATGTCTGATTTTGCAAGGGGAATGTATTTTGTAAAAGTGCAAAACAGTAATGGTGTTTCAACCAAGAAGATTGTGAAAGACTAA
- a CDS encoding choice-of-anchor L domain-containing protein yields the protein MKKISAFLILIIAFSDIQVNAQLVIAKDTNTVQLVNNFILAGVTTSNVVYTGDVNTLGTFSNGGTTNIGLNDGIIMTTGTLIPDSIIGSPVSNYASTDNNGASCPELEALVSGAVTYDASILEFDLVPVGNVLEFQYVFASEEYPEYVCSVYNDVFGFFINGTDPAGGNYVSKNIAIVPGTTLPVAINTINNGITGMNGTADNCTSLDYASIYVDNETLNGQSIVFDGFTTVLTAQIFVVPGSSYHLKMAIADVSDGIYDSGIFLKTKSMKSYNSTTGIDEEQVSVCGIYADAANNKIEVSLPVKSEINILNIEGKVLKSITTEENHISVDMSDFARGMYFIKVQNNNGLSTKKFIKE from the coding sequence ATGAAAAAGATTTCAGCATTTTTGATTCTGATAATTGCATTTTCCGATATACAGGTTAATGCACAACTCGTAATTGCTAAGGATACAAACACTGTTCAACTTGTAAATAATTTTATTCTTGCTGGTGTTACTACTTCAAATGTTGTGTATACAGGAGATGTAAATACCCTGGGTACATTTAGCAACGGAGGCACAACTAATATTGGACTTAACGATGGTATCATTATGACAACAGGAACTTTAATTCCTGATTCAATAATTGGCAGCCCTGTATCCAATTATGCCAGTACTGATAATAATGGTGCAAGTTGTCCGGAACTGGAAGCACTGGTTTCGGGAGCTGTAACATACGATGCTTCAATATTAGAGTTTGACCTTGTGCCAGTAGGAAATGTTTTAGAATTTCAATATGTTTTTGCTTCGGAAGAATACCCTGAATATGTTTGTTCCGTATATAATGATGTGTTTGGTTTTTTTATTAACGGTACTGATCCTGCCGGTGGAAATTATGTAAGTAAGAATATTGCGATAGTCCCTGGAACAACTTTGCCTGTTGCTATTAATACAATTAATAATGGTATAACCGGTATGAATGGTACAGCCGATAATTGCACTTCATTAGACTATGCATCCATTTATGTTGATAACGAAACGCTAAACGGACAATCCATAGTTTTTGATGGATTCACAACCGTTCTGACAGCTCAAATTTTTGTTGTACCAGGAAGTTCATACCATTTGAAAATGGCTATTGCCGATGTAAGTGATGGAATTTATGATTCGGGAATTTTCCTGAAAACAAAAAGTATGAAGAGTTATAACTCTACAACGGGAATTGATGAAGAACAGGTTTCTGTTTGTGGAATATATGCTGATGCTGCAAACAACAAAATAGAAGTTTCACTTCCTGTCAAATCGGAAATAAATATTTTAAATATCGAAGGTAAAGTTTTAAAAAGTATTACTACCGAAGAAAATCATATAAGCGTTGATATGTCTGATTTTGCAAGGGGAATGTATTTTATAAAAGTTCAGAACAACAATGGACTTTCAACTAAGAAATTTATAAAAGAATAA